Proteins from a genomic interval of Chryseobacterium indologenes:
- a CDS encoding glycosyltransferase, with product MRFLIIIPAHNEEQNLSFTLDSLLQQTCKDFKVIVVNDGSTDKTSEVIRKYTGTDFRFETVNLQKSEHQPGSKVVHAFKNGLQTQVLDKFDVICKFDADIILPENYLETVADTFVKNPEYGLVGGLLYVEKGGSWIYEGNSNKHHVRGPMKAYKKECFVHMGGLRETLGWDNIDAILLENLGWKEVVLPELHVKLIKVKGADYTIRPADYYGRYFYFLGLNRFLAYIASSKEAMKSKSPSFFFDIVRSYENCRSKKLELKITKEEQKVINDQRWKMLKKKWLKM from the coding sequence GTGAGGTTTTTAATCATAATTCCGGCCCATAATGAAGAACAGAACCTCTCATTTACTCTGGATTCTTTATTACAACAAACCTGTAAAGATTTTAAAGTAATCGTTGTCAATGACGGTTCTACAGATAAGACTTCCGAAGTAATCAGGAAATATACCGGGACTGATTTTCGTTTCGAAACGGTGAATCTGCAAAAATCTGAGCACCAACCCGGCTCAAAGGTTGTACATGCCTTTAAAAACGGATTGCAGACCCAAGTTTTGGATAAATTTGACGTCATCTGTAAATTTGATGCAGATATTATCTTACCTGAAAATTATTTGGAAACAGTAGCAGACACCTTTGTAAAAAATCCTGAGTACGGACTTGTAGGAGGATTGTTGTATGTAGAGAAGGGCGGAAGCTGGATATATGAAGGAAATTCTAATAAACATCATGTAAGAGGCCCCATGAAAGCTTACAAAAAGGAGTGTTTTGTGCATATGGGCGGCTTAAGAGAAACGCTGGGATGGGATAATATTGATGCCATTCTCCTTGAGAATCTCGGTTGGAAAGAAGTGGTCTTACCGGAACTTCATGTAAAATTAATTAAAGTAAAAGGAGCGGACTATACCATAAGGCCTGCAGATTATTACGGCAGGTATTTTTATTTCTTAGGATTAAACCGGTTCCTTGCTTATATTGCTTCTTCGAAAGAGGCGATGAAAAGTAAATCCCCTTCATTCTTTTTTGATATTGTCAGATCTTATGAAAACTGCCGGTCAAAAAAACTGGAACTGAAGATTACAAAAGAAGAACAGAAAGTAATCAACGACCAGCGCTGGAAAATGTTGAAGAAGAAGTGGCTGAAGATGTGA
- a CDS encoding lipopolysaccharide biosynthesis protein, with translation MSVVARQGFKYSIIGYIGFLLGTVSAIFIFPNDFEFYGKLRYILPTAEMLVPFVVLGISYSNVKFFHTVEKDGKKQNMLSLSLLTVFINFLIFTAVFFILPYFYPKFKHSEAWKIKEMILPLILILSFCAIFNKYTSNYKRIVVSNIFDNLFPKIANLGAFCLFYYFALSQKIAFAFFFGIFTLMLFGYIYYTNKLEKIQLDFNTDYFKKNNFWKEFFNYSFFGFLGTFGNYLAINSFMIGEFMGMEEVGIYSVLYALISLISIPQLGLFNISAPIINKTLADGDMEELDRFHKKTSLSLYFLGAVLFSCIMVGFPYLTQFMPKNGTMLREYEPVVWIWGSAVLIDLATGFNGNIISLSKYYRFNILVMLLLAGLTIGLNYYFIKNTPLKLIGIALSTAISLSIYNIIKIVFNYIVFKVSPLSIEMIFVSIICTLAITVAIVLPNFSSNLINMIYKPSVVLLLIYIGNYFTKIFPLEDYLNMRFIKSIFKF, from the coding sequence ATGAGTGTAGTAGCGAGACAAGGCTTCAAATATTCCATTATCGGCTATATTGGTTTTTTGCTGGGCACAGTTTCCGCAATTTTCATTTTCCCGAATGATTTTGAATTTTATGGAAAACTTCGCTATATCCTTCCTACTGCTGAAATGCTGGTACCCTTTGTGGTATTGGGAATCTCTTATTCTAACGTAAAATTCTTTCATACGGTAGAAAAGGACGGTAAGAAACAAAATATGCTGTCGCTGTCATTGCTGACCGTTTTTATCAATTTTCTGATCTTCACGGCTGTTTTTTTTATCCTGCCTTATTTTTACCCTAAATTCAAACATTCAGAAGCATGGAAGATCAAAGAAATGATTCTTCCATTAATTTTAATTCTTTCTTTCTGCGCTATTTTTAACAAGTATACTTCGAACTATAAAAGAATTGTTGTTTCCAATATTTTTGACAATCTGTTTCCGAAAATAGCTAACCTCGGGGCATTTTGCCTTTTTTATTATTTTGCGTTATCACAGAAAATAGCCTTTGCTTTCTTTTTCGGAATATTTACCCTGATGCTTTTCGGATATATTTATTACACCAATAAGCTTGAAAAGATACAGCTGGATTTTAATACCGATTACTTCAAAAAGAATAATTTCTGGAAAGAATTTTTCAATTACAGCTTTTTTGGATTCCTGGGGACTTTCGGAAATTATCTGGCTATCAACAGTTTTATGATCGGAGAGTTTATGGGAATGGAAGAGGTAGGAATCTATTCTGTGCTATACGCCCTGATTTCCCTGATCTCTATCCCACAACTTGGATTATTTAATATTTCCGCTCCTATTATCAACAAGACCCTTGCTGACGGAGATATGGAAGAACTTGACAGATTCCACAAAAAAACATCTTTATCATTATACTTTTTGGGAGCTGTATTATTCTCATGTATCATGGTTGGATTTCCTTATCTGACGCAATTTATGCCGAAAAACGGAACGATGCTGAGAGAATATGAGCCTGTAGTCTGGATCTGGGGATCTGCGGTTCTGATAGATCTTGCCACCGGCTTCAACGGGAATATCATCTCACTCTCAAAATACTACCGTTTCAATATCCTGGTGATGCTTTTATTAGCCGGATTAACGATTGGGTTAAACTATTACTTCATCAAGAATACCCCATTAAAGCTTATCGGAATCGCTTTGTCTACTGCTATTTCATTATCGATCTACAATATTATCAAAATTGTTTTCAATTACATTGTATTCAAGGTTTCTCCTTTGAGTATTGAAATGATCTTTGTTTCGATCATCTGTACCTTAGCGATTACCGTTGCGATCGTACTTCCGAATTTTAGCAGCAACCTGATCAACATGATATACAAGCCTTCAGTTGTTTTGCTGCTGATCTACATCGGAAATTATTTCACAAAGATATTCCCGCTGGAAGATTACCTCAACATGAGATTTATTAAGAGTATTTTTAAATTTTAA
- a CDS encoding DUF2461 domain-containing protein, translating into MSASISPDTFGFLKKLNKNNNREWFNENKNLYTESQGNVISFLDDLLKEMSSFDAGLAKIDSKKALFRIYRDTRFSKDKSPYKTNFGASLGMGKGSQKGGYYLHMEPGKSFLAGGIYMPEPSVLKEVRKEISLYGNDFLNILNQKDFKKHFPELDQQDKLKKIPQGFEKEDPMGEYLKLKNFIVLYHLKDEEVLDKNAAGKMSKIFKLMKPFNDFLNTPFL; encoded by the coding sequence ATGTCAGCAAGTATTTCTCCCGATACATTCGGTTTTTTAAAAAAATTAAACAAAAATAATAATAGAGAATGGTTCAATGAAAACAAAAATCTCTACACAGAATCTCAGGGAAATGTGATCAGTTTTCTGGATGACCTGCTTAAAGAAATGTCATCATTCGATGCAGGGCTTGCAAAAATTGACAGTAAAAAAGCACTATTCAGAATTTACAGAGATACCAGGTTTTCAAAAGATAAAAGTCCTTATAAAACCAATTTCGGGGCTTCCCTGGGAATGGGAAAAGGAAGCCAGAAAGGAGGCTATTACCTTCATATGGAACCCGGCAAATCTTTTTTGGCCGGAGGAATTTACATGCCTGAACCTTCGGTACTGAAAGAAGTACGCAAGGAAATATCTTTGTACGGAAATGACTTTCTCAACATTTTAAATCAGAAAGATTTTAAAAAACATTTTCCTGAACTTGATCAGCAGGATAAGCTGAAAAAGATACCTCAGGGTTTTGAAAAAGAAGATCCGATGGGAGAATATCTGAAACTTAAAAATTTTATTGTTCTTTATCATCTTAAGGACGAAGAGGTCCTGGATAAAAATGCCGCCGGCAAAATGTCAAAGATATTTAAACTCATGAAACCATTTAATGATTTCCTCAACACTCCTTTTCTTTGA
- a CDS encoding DEAD/DEAH box helicase, producing MNLFTETNLSPDILKAIGELGYESPTEIQKQTIPFILSDIRDLIALAQTGTGKTAAFSLPILDMIDDTSRKIQLLVLCPTRELCLQISKDIKNYSKYMKDIKTTAVYGGSSIVDQMRSLKDKPQIIVGTPGRVIDLINRKALDFSAIHWLVLDEADEMLSMGFKDELETILSETPETKQTFLFSATMNKEVERISKNYLTKPHRISVGSINEVKKNITHEYYVVGYRQKKEALKRLIDANPNQYSIIFCRTRMETQEVADFLMQNGYAADALHGDLSQAQRDTVMKKFRLKNIDILVATDVAARGLDVNSLTHVIHFSLPDDPEVFVHRSGRTGRAGKDGISMALIKPEESRKLKQIKSATKIEINERFIPTGEDIIKAQVGGVFEKLFTEHEDLFEFDDSLIPDLSNFTKEELVHQLLQFQLKDLALYYKDKHDLAEQKLSSRDDDYSRRDRGRNRDRDRGRDRDRGRDRDRGGKPRRKDENMVRFFFNLGKKDHLKKLDVLDIINKATAGGKTKKRAEIGDIEILEKFSFFEVEKSFKDNVLSNIQSMKFKGKDMRAEVAN from the coding sequence ATGAATTTATTTACGGAAACCAATTTAAGTCCTGATATCCTTAAGGCAATTGGCGAACTGGGTTACGAAAGCCCAACAGAAATCCAAAAACAGACTATCCCTTTTATTCTTTCAGATATTCGCGATTTGATCGCACTTGCGCAAACAGGGACAGGCAAGACAGCAGCGTTTTCGCTTCCGATTTTGGATATGATTGACGATACGAGTCGCAAAATCCAATTATTGGTGCTTTGTCCGACACGGGAATTATGTCTTCAGATTTCGAAGGACATAAAGAATTACTCTAAGTACATGAAAGACATCAAAACTACAGCAGTTTATGGTGGAAGCAGTATTGTAGATCAGATGAGATCTTTGAAGGATAAGCCACAGATTATTGTGGGAACTCCTGGTAGAGTAATTGATCTTATCAACAGAAAAGCATTAGACTTTTCTGCTATTCATTGGTTGGTATTAGATGAAGCCGATGAAATGCTTTCTATGGGATTCAAAGACGAATTGGAAACCATTCTGAGCGAAACTCCGGAAACTAAACAGACTTTCTTATTCTCGGCTACGATGAATAAAGAAGTGGAAAGAATTTCCAAAAACTATCTTACCAAGCCACACCGTATTTCAGTAGGTTCTATCAACGAAGTGAAGAAGAACATTACTCACGAATACTACGTGGTAGGTTACCGTCAGAAAAAAGAAGCGTTGAAGAGATTGATCGATGCTAATCCTAACCAGTATTCTATTATCTTCTGCAGAACGAGAATGGAAACTCAGGAGGTAGCTGATTTTCTGATGCAGAACGGTTATGCTGCTGATGCTCTTCACGGAGACCTTTCTCAGGCGCAGAGAGATACGGTGATGAAGAAATTCAGATTAAAAAACATTGATATTCTTGTAGCAACAGACGTTGCAGCAAGAGGTCTGGATGTAAACTCTCTGACTCACGTGATCCATTTCTCTTTACCTGATGATCCTGAAGTATTCGTTCACAGAAGCGGAAGAACAGGTAGAGCAGGGAAGGACGGTATTTCTATGGCTTTAATCAAGCCGGAAGAAAGCAGAAAGCTGAAGCAGATCAAATCTGCTACAAAGATTGAAATTAACGAAAGATTTATTCCTACCGGTGAAGATATTATCAAAGCTCAGGTAGGTGGTGTTTTTGAAAAATTATTCACAGAGCACGAAGATCTTTTCGAATTTGATGATAGCTTAATTCCTGATTTGAGCAACTTCACAAAAGAAGAATTGGTACACCAGTTGCTGCAGTTCCAATTGAAAGATCTTGCTTTATATTACAAAGATAAGCATGACCTTGCTGAGCAGAAACTGAGCAGCAGAGATGACGATTACTCAAGAAGAGACCGTGGCCGTAACAGAGATAGAGACAGAGGTCGCGACAGAGATCGTGGAAGAGACAGAGACCGTGGTGGAAAACCAAGAAGAAAAGATGAAAACATGGTAAGATTCTTCTTCAACCTTGGGAAAAAAGACCATTTGAAAAAACTCGATGTTTTAGATATTATCAACAAAGCTACCGCTGGTGGAAAAACCAAGAAAAGAGCTGAAATCGGTGATATTGAAATTTTAGAGAAATTCTCTTTCTTCGAAGTTGAAAAATCATTCAAAGACAATGTCCTTAGCAATATTCAGTCCATGAAATTCAAAGGAAAAGATATGAGGGCTGAAGTGGCAAACTAA
- a CDS encoding DUF47 domain-containing protein, which produces MGIGNIFHAFQPKDKIFFVLFEKVTENLVAMSEEFNTGIKDFDLNDDSMLKKMSDFEHKNDELTHEIFVELGKNFITPFDREDIHTLATGLDDIADYIYASTKYIFLYKSPEMKAYSDFSLLIHKACLEIQNAMKNLKGFKNMEQVKEACIKVNSIENIADDLLSNSMVELFETNDAINIIKVSSVLNYLEIVTDKAEDVANTIENIMIKYA; this is translated from the coding sequence ATGGGAATTGGTAATATTTTCCACGCTTTTCAACCAAAAGATAAAATCTTCTTTGTACTTTTTGAAAAAGTAACTGAAAATCTAGTTGCAATGTCTGAAGAATTCAATACAGGAATTAAAGATTTCGATCTTAATGATGATTCTATGTTGAAGAAAATGAGCGACTTCGAACATAAAAATGATGAACTTACGCATGAGATTTTCGTAGAATTAGGAAAAAACTTCATTACTCCTTTTGACCGTGAAGACATTCACACCTTGGCAACAGGATTAGATGATATCGCTGATTATATCTACGCTTCTACAAAATATATTTTCTTATACAAATCGCCGGAGATGAAGGCGTATTCCGACTTCTCTTTACTGATCCACAAAGCATGTCTTGAAATTCAGAATGCCATGAAAAACCTTAAAGGTTTCAAAAATATGGAGCAGGTGAAAGAAGCTTGTATCAAAGTAAATTCTATTGAAAACATTGCAGACGATTTACTTTCCAATTCAATGGTGGAACTATTTGAAACCAACGATGCAATCAATATCATCAAAGTTTCATCTGTATTGAACTATCTTGAAATTGTAACTGATAAGGCAGAAGATGTTGCCAATACCATTGAGAACATCATGATTAAATACGCATAA
- a CDS encoding inorganic phosphate transporter has product MEFPILLVVIIALALIFDYINGFHDAANSIATIVSTKVLTPFQAVLWAALWNFAAFFIAAYIIGEFKIGNTIAKTVNENFITLEVIFSGLVAAIAWNLLTWWFGIPSSSSHTLIGGFLGAALMHAFMMDYHEVAAAQPALGFWDTAKEAFNQVTHQSVVKFDKVIPIFLFIFMAPIIGMIISIIITLIIVHLYKRSNPHKADKSFKRLQLASSALFSLGHGLNDAQKVMGIIGAAVIYYHVNMLQDTQYLNIPSAERFDYFAQHYIWVPLVSFIAIALGTMSGGWKIIKTMGTKITKVTSLEGVSAETAGAITLFITDHFGIPVSTTHTITGSIIGVGLTKRISAVRWGITVSLLWAWVLTIPISAIVAGVTYLIVTFLF; this is encoded by the coding sequence ATGGAATTTCCTATTTTACTTGTAGTTATTATTGCGCTGGCATTAATCTTCGATTACATCAATGGTTTTCATGATGCAGCCAACTCAATTGCAACTATTGTTTCTACAAAAGTTTTAACTCCATTCCAGGCCGTACTATGGGCAGCCCTATGGAACTTTGCAGCATTCTTTATTGCTGCTTATATTATTGGAGAATTCAAAATCGGTAATACAATTGCCAAAACAGTTAATGAGAATTTTATCACCCTTGAAGTCATATTTTCCGGTCTGGTGGCAGCAATTGCCTGGAACCTGTTGACATGGTGGTTCGGAATTCCTTCATCATCTTCACATACATTGATCGGTGGATTCCTGGGAGCAGCATTAATGCATGCTTTCATGATGGATTACCATGAGGTGGCAGCAGCGCAGCCGGCTCTTGGTTTCTGGGATACGGCTAAAGAAGCTTTCAACCAGGTGACTCACCAGAGTGTCGTGAAGTTTGATAAAGTGATTCCTATCTTCTTATTCATTTTCATGGCTCCGATTATAGGGATGATTATCTCAATCATCATCACTCTTATCATTGTACACCTTTATAAAAGATCAAACCCTCACAAAGCTGATAAGTCCTTCAAAAGATTACAGCTGGCTTCTTCCGCTTTGTTTAGCTTGGGACACGGTCTGAATGATGCTCAGAAAGTAATGGGGATCATTGGGGCAGCGGTTATTTATTATCACGTTAATATGCTTCAGGATACCCAGTATTTGAACATCCCTTCAGCAGAACGTTTTGATTACTTTGCCCAGCACTATATTTGGGTTCCTCTCGTTTCATTTATTGCAATCGCTTTAGGAACAATGAGTGGAGGATGGAAAATCATTAAAACAATGGGGACCAAGATTACTAAAGTAACCTCATTGGAAGGGGTAAGTGCAGAAACTGCAGGAGCTATCACCTTATTCATTACAGACCATTTCGGTATTCCTGTATCTACAACACATACGATTACAGGTTCTATTATCGGGGTAGGATTGACAAAAAGAATATCGGCAGTGAGATGGGGGATTACAGTAAGCCTTCTTTGGGCCTGGGTACTGACAATTCCGATTTCAGCTATTGTAGCGGGAGTTACTTATCTTATTGTAACCTTCCTTTTCTAA
- a CDS encoding GSCFA domain-containing protein — protein MKFRTEVDIPASEKKIEIEDKIFSVGSCFASEMTDLLQQGQLQTLNNPFGTIFNPFSIHNEVRILHDSAFYEEEDLITYHDQYISLDHHTSFDTRYIHQTLDKINGAIEAGNAFLQEADWVIVTYGSSFIYEFLPQKKLVANCHKIPQKFFEKRLLTHQELTAAIYNTILDLKDICKEGVQILFTVSPVRHTKDGMVENQLSKSKLITAIHESISMFEDCQYLPVYEILMDDLRDYRFYKEDMIHPSTQAVNYIFDKFGDAYFSNDTKDFIKENFKIMRALEHKTNDKKDPKFIEFREKLDQRIEKQREKVKHKIF, from the coding sequence ATGAAATTCAGAACAGAAGTTGATATTCCGGCATCAGAAAAGAAAATTGAGATTGAAGATAAAATATTTTCAGTAGGTTCTTGTTTTGCTTCCGAAATGACCGACCTGTTACAGCAAGGTCAGCTTCAGACACTTAATAATCCTTTTGGAACCATTTTTAACCCGTTTTCAATTCATAATGAAGTCAGGATACTTCACGACTCAGCATTTTATGAGGAGGAAGATTTAATCACTTATCATGATCAATACATCTCTCTCGATCACCATACAAGCTTTGATACCCGATATATTCACCAGACCCTAGATAAGATTAATGGGGCTATTGAAGCAGGTAACGCTTTCCTGCAGGAAGCTGATTGGGTGATTGTAACCTACGGAAGTTCGTTTATCTACGAATTTCTCCCCCAAAAAAAACTCGTTGCAAACTGTCATAAAATTCCACAGAAGTTTTTTGAAAAGAGATTGCTGACCCATCAGGAACTTACCGCCGCCATTTATAATACCATTCTGGATCTGAAGGATATTTGTAAAGAAGGAGTTCAGATTTTATTTACCGTATCACCTGTACGCCATACCAAAGATGGCATGGTTGAAAATCAACTCAGTAAGTCTAAGCTGATTACAGCCATCCACGAGTCTATTTCGATGTTTGAAGATTGCCAATATCTGCCGGTGTATGAAATATTGATGGATGATCTGCGGGATTACCGCTTTTATAAAGAAGATATGATTCATCCCAGTACACAGGCGGTTAATTATATTTTTGATAAATTCGGGGATGCTTATTTTTCAAATGATACCAAAGATTTTATCAAAGAAAATTTTAAAATCATGAGGGCGCTGGAACATAAAACAAATGATAAAAAAGATCCGAAATTTATTGAATTCAGAGAAAAACTGGATCAAAGGATTGAAAAGCAACGCGAAAAGGTAAAGCATAAAATATTTTAA
- a CDS encoding DUF4269 domain-containing protein — MIDFTRINYLRNGNERQKRALEVLTKYKVLEKLKPYSPLLTGTVPIQIDIESSDLDVICEVDLRFEKEFLEDIVPLLPSGTDMKVENTVINGEKSIVINFMLEEFPIEIFGQNKPSEQQNAYRHMIAEYKILQEKGEEFKQKIIELKKQGIKTEPAFGILMNLENPYEDLLKL; from the coding sequence ATGATCGATTTTACCAGGATTAACTATTTGAGAAATGGTAATGAACGACAGAAAAGAGCGCTTGAAGTTCTTACAAAATATAAAGTTTTAGAAAAATTAAAACCATACTCTCCATTACTGACAGGTACAGTTCCTATACAAATTGATATTGAAAGCAGCGATCTCGATGTCATTTGTGAAGTAGATCTCAGATTTGAAAAAGAATTTTTGGAAGATATAGTACCCTTACTACCGTCCGGTACCGATATGAAAGTGGAAAACACGGTCATAAATGGAGAAAAAAGTATCGTTATAAACTTTATGCTGGAAGAATTTCCGATTGAAATTTTTGGACAGAATAAACCTTCTGAGCAACAGAATGCATACCGGCACATGATCGCCGAGTACAAAATACTACAGGAGAAAGGAGAAGAATTTAAACAAAAAATAATAGAACTTAAAAAACAGGGCATAAAGACCGAACCTGCCTTCGGAATACTGATGAATCTTGAAAATCCGTATGAAGATCTGTTAAAACTATAA
- a CDS encoding TatD family hydrolase, which produces MIDTHTHLYAEEFDADRKEAIQRALDKGITEFYLPAIDSESHEKMLQLETEYPGQIFSMMGLHPCYVKPESWEKELEIVKNYLDQRQFPAIGEIGIDLYWDQSTLDIQVKAFEQQIDWAIEMDLPIVIHTRESFDETFEVLERKKHPQLRGIFHCFSGNLEQAKHAIDLNFILGIGGVVTFKNGKIDQFLQEISLDKIVLETDSPYLAPVPHRGKRNESAYLDLVAGKLVNIYGKDFSEIDRITTENARNLFK; this is translated from the coding sequence ATGATTGATACACATACCCACCTCTATGCTGAAGAATTTGATGCGGACCGAAAGGAAGCCATCCAGAGAGCTTTAGATAAAGGAATTACAGAATTTTATCTTCCTGCCATCGATTCCGAATCACACGAAAAGATGTTGCAGCTGGAAACCGAATATCCGGGACAGATTTTTTCAATGATGGGATTACATCCATGCTATGTAAAACCGGAATCCTGGGAAAAGGAACTGGAAATTGTTAAAAATTATCTCGATCAAAGGCAGTTTCCGGCCATAGGAGAAATAGGAATTGATTTGTATTGGGATCAATCGACTTTAGATATACAGGTGAAGGCTTTCGAACAACAGATCGATTGGGCTATAGAAATGGATCTTCCCATTGTCATCCACACAAGAGAAAGTTTTGATGAAACATTTGAAGTATTGGAACGAAAAAAACATCCCCAATTAAGAGGTATTTTTCATTGTTTTTCAGGAAACCTTGAGCAGGCAAAACATGCCATTGATCTGAATTTTATTTTAGGCATAGGTGGAGTAGTCACTTTTAAAAACGGGAAAATTGATCAGTTTTTACAAGAAATCTCTTTAGATAAAATTGTATTGGAAACAGACTCTCCTTATCTGGCTCCCGTTCCGCACAGAGGCAAGAGAAATGAAAGCGCTTACCTTGATCTCGTCGCCGGGAAACTTGTGAATATCTACGGAAAAGATTTTTCTGAGATAGACAGGATAACGACAGAGAATGCCCGGAATCTTTTTAAATAA
- a CDS encoding DEAD/DEAH box helicase produces the protein MNFTDLNLIEPIAKAIKEQGYTTPTPIQERSIPDILQGRDFLGCAQTGTGKTAAFSIPILQNLSKNKISNNHIKALILTPTRELAIQIEENINAYGKYLPLKQLVIFGGVKQGNQEAALKKGVDILVATPGRLLDFIAQGIISLKNLEIFVLDEADRMLDMGFVHDVKRIIKLLPQRRQTLFFSATMPGEIQKLANSILNNPVKVEVTPVSSTADTIKQSVYFVERENKLNLLSHILKNDIADSVLVFARTKHGADKIARKLQKDNISAEAIHGNKSQNARQNALNNFKSGKTRVLVATDIAARGIDIDELKFVINFELSDVSETYVHRIGRTGRAGAEGTSISFVDGLDLLNLKNTEKLIGKKIPIIKDHPFHTDDLVAEKRDSNNKPVRSGGESQGPKQPSRAPKSNGNRKKKPSTAASVGFKKPKNKNFTRKK, from the coding sequence TTGAATTTTACAGACTTAAACTTAATAGAACCTATTGCCAAGGCAATCAAGGAACAAGGATATACTACTCCTACCCCTATCCAGGAAAGATCTATTCCTGATATTTTACAAGGGAGAGATTTTTTAGGGTGTGCTCAGACCGGAACAGGTAAAACAGCAGCCTTTTCTATTCCTATATTACAGAATTTATCAAAAAATAAAATTTCAAACAATCATATAAAAGCTTTAATTCTTACTCCTACGCGAGAATTAGCTATTCAGATTGAAGAAAACATTAATGCATACGGAAAATACCTTCCTTTAAAACAACTTGTTATTTTTGGAGGCGTAAAGCAAGGCAACCAGGAAGCTGCCCTGAAAAAAGGGGTCGATATTCTGGTAGCAACGCCTGGAAGGCTTCTTGACTTTATTGCTCAGGGAATCATCAGCCTTAAAAACCTTGAGATATTTGTTCTTGATGAAGCGGACAGAATGCTTGATATGGGCTTTGTACATGATGTAAAAAGAATCATCAAGCTTTTACCACAGAGAAGACAAACGTTATTCTTTTCTGCAACTATGCCCGGAGAAATTCAGAAACTGGCTAATTCTATCCTTAATAATCCTGTAAAAGTAGAAGTAACACCGGTTTCTTCTACTGCAGATACCATCAAACAATCTGTTTATTTCGTGGAACGTGAAAATAAGCTGAATCTGCTTTCTCACATCCTGAAAAATGATATCGCTGATTCTGTACTTGTATTTGCAAGAACAAAGCACGGTGCAGATAAAATCGCGAGAAAACTTCAAAAGGATAATATCTCGGCAGAGGCGATACACGGTAATAAATCTCAGAATGCAAGACAAAATGCACTGAATAATTTCAAATCCGGGAAAACCAGAGTTCTGGTAGCTACAGATATTGCTGCAAGGGGAATTGATATTGATGAGCTGAAATTCGTGATCAATTTTGAACTTTCAGATGTTTCCGAAACGTATGTACACAGAATCGGAAGAACAGGAAGAGCCGGAGCTGAAGGGACTTCAATCTCTTTTGTGGATGGTCTTGACCTGTTAAATTTAAAAAATACGGAGAAGCTTATCGGAAAGAAAATTCCTATCATAAAAGACCACCCTTTCCATACTGATGACCTTGTTGCTGAGAAAAGAGATTCCAATAACAAACCTGTACGTTCAGGTGGGGAATCGCAGGGACCAAAACAACCTTCAAGAGCGCCTAAAAGTAATGGAAACAGGAAAAAGAAACCTTCTACAGCCGCTTCCGTAGGATTTAAAAAACCTAAAAACAAAAATTTCACAAGAAAAAAATAA